The DNA segment TAACTTCTCTATATTCTTTAAACTCTAAATTATTTTTTTCTAATTCTTCTATCTCTTCTTTACTTAGAGCTTGAGTTTTTTGTTTTTCTAATAGTCTCTCTCTTTTTTCAATAAACTTAAAATATTTTTCATCATCTTTTAAATGAAGTATAATAGCTGTTGTTTTAAAATCCGAACTTACTAAAGCATTTTTATACAAAGGAGAGTTTAAAAATTCATTTTTTACTAAATCTTTGTCAAATTCTTTTGAACTTAAGCTATCAACACCAGCAACTAAGTCAGATATTGGTCTTATTGGTGACTGAAGTAGGGGAACTGTTAAAATTGAATCAACTTTTGCAATATTTTCTACTTTTAGAAAATCATTTGAAATATTTTTTATTTTTTCTAAAGTTTCTTTTTCTAAAAGTGCTTTATTTGGACTAAAGGTAACTACCAAGAAATTTGAGTTTTGATATTTTTTAAAACTTTCTCTAAAAAACTTAAGATCTTCATCATCTTCTAAGAGCAAAGTCTCTGCACTTGCATCAATTTGCATATTTTTAGCATTGTAAGATAAATAGCCTACAAAAAGAGAGGCTATTATTAAAAATAAAACAGGATATTTAAAAATTAAAGTATCGTAAATTTTTTTATACATAAATTATTGATTTTTAAATTGTGCAAACATATCATCAAAAGATTTCTCTTTTAAAAGGCCAGAAAATTGTTGTCTGTATGTTTGAATAATACTAACACCAATTAAATCAACATCGTAGATATACCATTCTCCATTTTTTTCATAAAAATTGTAGTTTATACTATATGTTCCTTCTTTTCCTAAAAGTTCAGTTTTTAACTGAAGTCTAGTATTATTATAAGGATCAAGTGATAGTATTTTAACTTTTTGATCGTTGTATAATTCTAATTTATCACTATAAGATTTTTTTAATTTATCTTCAAAAGTTGCTGTGAACTCTTTTTGTTTTTCTTCACTAAGAGTCTCCCAAGAGTGCTTTCCTAAAGCAATTTTTGCCATAAGTTCAAAATCAAAAGTATCGTTTACAATACTTATAACTTGATTCTTTTTCTCTTCTTTTGATAAACTTTTATTTTTTAATACTACTAATACATTATCAATTCTCTCAGCCATTTCACTTTGAATTTCTTCTTTTTTAAGTGCATAACTATTTGTTAATAAAATAGTTAGAATAATTGTAATTTTTAATAAATTGCTTTTAAACATTTATCTACTCCTGTATTTCTTTTTCTCTTTTTTGATTATACATATTTCGTAAATACGGATATAAATCAATCGCATCGGCTTTAATTTTTTCATAAAAATCTGGATGGAAAGAGTACTCATTTGTTTTATATAAAATATCAATCCCCAATTCTTGTAAATCATTTTGTGGAATTTTATATGGTATTGTATTGTGTGCTAATTGACTTGTTGGTGACAACGCAATATCTGCACTTAATCCTACAATATCTCTTAAATTTGAAGGTCCAAGTAATGGTAAAACAACATGAACTCCATCTCCAATTCCCCAGTGACCTAAAGTTTGTCCAAAATCTTCTCTATAAATTTTCATACCTAAAGTATTTGTTGCTTGATCCATAAAACCACCAAGCCCCCATATAGTATTAACTACAAATCTTCCTAATTCTTTACTAGCATTTTCAAATTTAAATTGCAGAATATTATTTGCAAATCTAATAGGAAACATTAAATTTGTGAAAAAATTATTTATTCCTGTTCTTGCAACTTCTGGTACTACATATGCATAACCTCTTGCAACTGGAGAAGCAACATTTGTATAAAAGCTATCATTAAAAGATGTCATTACTCTATTATAACCACTTAGTGGATCAAAAACTACACTTTGAGTTGATTTAAATTCACTATCTATATCATCAGGAAAATCGCTTTCAGCAGCAAAGCTTGAAAGAGATATTGAAGTTATAAAGAATATGGTAAAAAGTACTTTTTTCATAAAGATCCTTTAAAATAAAGCAAACATTATATTGAAAAATTCTTGCAGATTAACTTTAATAAGAAATTTATAAATAGATTTACCAAAAAATTATTAAAAAATTGCTACAATATTGCTATTTTAAAATTACATTTTGGAGTTATTTTATGGGTAGAGCTTTTGAATATAGAAAAGCAGCAAAAATGAAAAGATGGGGAAATATGTCAAGAGTATTTCCAAAATTGGCAAGAGCTATTGAGGTAGCAGCAAAAACTGGTGTTCCTGATCCTGAAATGAATTCAGCTTTAAGAACAGCTATTTTAAATGCAAAAGCTGAAAATATGCCAAAAGCAAATATTGATGCTGCAATAAAAAGAGCAACAGGTAAAGATGCAGCAAACTTTGCTGAAGTGAATTTTGAAGGAAAAGGTCCTCATGGTGTTTTGGTTTTCGTAGAAACAGCTACTGATAACAATACAAGAACAGTTGCAAATATTAAAATGTATTTTAATAAAACAGGTGGACAAGTTGTACCTACAGGTTCTTTAGAATTCTTTTTTGATAGAAAAGCTATTTTTGAATTCAATAAACCAAGTAATTATGAACTTGAAGATTTAGAAATGGAATTAATAGATGCTGGTTTAGAAGAACTTGAAGAAGAAGATGGTGTTATTTTAGCTTATGCAAACTATACAGATTTTGGTAATATGAACAATAAATTTGAAGAATTAGGAATTCAACTTACAAAAGCTGAGTTAAAAAGAATTCCAAATAATCCTCAAGAATTTACAGAAGCTCAACAAGAAGAAATAGGAAAGTTAATAGAAAAACTTGAAGATGATGATGATGTTCAAGCAGTTTATACAAATATAGCTTAGTTAGTATTTAGTAATATTTTAGGAGGGCATATGCAAGAGAATAAGAAATTATCAAGTGAAACAAGTGAATTAGGTAATGTTGATCAAATCAGGGAAATTTTATTTGGTTCTCAATCAAGAGAACTAAATAAAAGATTTGAAAAACTTGAAATTGATATTAAAAGATCTTTTGATGATTTAAAGTCAAAAATTGAGTTTAGTCAAAAAGAGTTTAATCAAAAACTTGAAAATGAAGTTGAACTTATATCTAAAAGAATTAAGAATCTAACTACTGTTCAGCAAGATGAATTTGCTGATATAAAAGATAATAATTTAAAACAAGAAAAGAGATTTCAGCATAGTATTGATTTACTAAATGATGAAATTGGTGTAAAAATTGAGCAATTAACAAAAGATCAAAACGATAGTAAAAAATCTTTAAGTGAAGAGCTAAATTTCTTAAAATTAGAGGTTTTTGAGTTTATTGAAGATAAATTAGCTCAAATGAACAATGTAAAACTTTCAAGAGATGATGCAGCAGAAATTATGATGGAAGCAGCTCTGAAAATTAAAGGGAATAATATTCAAAACCAGTTAAATCTAATCGAACAACCACAAGAGTAGTTTTAAAAAATGAATGAACTACAAAAATTGAAAGAGCTCTTATTAAAAAATGAGCTTGAAGATTTTGATGAATTAAAAAGCAATTTTAATAAGTTGGAATCGGAATTTAATAGTAGTGAACATATAAAAAATATTATATCACCAGTTGTTACAACGGCAATAAAAGATAATATTAAATCATCAAGAGATGATGTTGTTGATAGCTTATATCCTATTATTGGAAATATGATTACGAAATATGTCTCAAGAACATTTGAGGATATGATTAATTCTATTAATAATAAAATCAGAAATAAATTGTCTTTTAAAGTGATAAGTAGAAAAATTAGAGCAAAAGTACAAGGTATAAGTGAAACAGAACTTTTAATTAAAGAAAGTACAAAAGCTTATATAAAAACAATTTTTTTAATTGAAAAAAATAGTGGTATTGTATTGACTACTTTACAAAATGAGAATAGTAAAATTAATGAACCAGAAATGGTTGCATCTATGCTTACGGCAATAAGAAGCTTTGTAAATGATTGGGTAGATAAAAATGAAGAAAATAAAGAACTAAATATTATTG comes from the Aliarcobacter cibarius genome and includes:
- a CDS encoding YebC/PmpR family DNA-binding transcriptional regulator, which translates into the protein MGRAFEYRKAAKMKRWGNMSRVFPKLARAIEVAAKTGVPDPEMNSALRTAILNAKAENMPKANIDAAIKRATGKDAANFAEVNFEGKGPHGVLVFVETATDNNTRTVANIKMYFNKTGGQVVPTGSLEFFFDRKAIFEFNKPSNYELEDLEMELIDAGLEELEEEDGVILAYANYTDFGNMNNKFEELGIQLTKAELKRIPNNPQEFTEAQQEEIGKLIEKLEDDDDVQAVYTNIA
- a CDS encoding Tgt2/MlaC family protein — encoded protein: MFKSNLLKITIILTILLTNSYALKKEEIQSEMAERIDNVLVVLKNKSLSKEEKKNQVISIVNDTFDFELMAKIALGKHSWETLSEEKQKEFTATFEDKLKKSYSDKLELYNDQKVKILSLDPYNNTRLQLKTELLGKEGTYSINYNFYEKNGEWYIYDVDLIGVSIIQTYRQQFSGLLKEKSFDDMFAQFKNQ
- a CDS encoding MlaA family lipoprotein, coding for MKKVLFTIFFITSISLSSFAAESDFPDDIDSEFKSTQSVVFDPLSGYNRVMTSFNDSFYTNVASPVARGYAYVVPEVARTGINNFFTNLMFPIRFANNILQFKFENASKELGRFVVNTIWGLGGFMDQATNTLGMKIYREDFGQTLGHWGIGDGVHVVLPLLGPSNLRDIVGLSADIALSPTSQLAHNTIPYKIPQNDLQELGIDILYKTNEYSFHPDFYEKIKADAIDLYPYLRNMYNQKREKEIQE